From a single Vespa crabro chromosome 22, iyVesCrab1.2, whole genome shotgun sequence genomic region:
- the LOC124431820 gene encoding PHD finger protein 14 isoform X1: MSQEDDVGFLYKTMIERDPKKRRVKPIRSAQQSLLDFDLGESSDDSDFRIEDHCEESDDDSVDSNDIGKEEEDGSEESDDSLVDPLLSTKENTGLTVGDVIEQARQQAIKGGPLDEKLNKMLICCGCLGDRSDDINEIVECDGCGVSVHEGCYGVSDVESFSSTDSLCQSAPWFCEACSAGIEDPSCELCPNKGGIFKETDVGKWVHLVCALYVPGVAFGEVDRLSSVTLFEMAYSKWGAKQCSLCEDARFARTGVCIECDAGMCHTYFHVTCAQREGLLSEAHSEEVDQADPFYAHCKLHSDKLLVRRRRRNWLALQLRAQYRQQLLKQPNHLDTEEQRRIQRKLAKHRHKYLAHKASRPPPWVPTQKMPRLLTTSASACRQLAKKAELMGVDTAALEAQEAQLVALVDVRKKWHIPPAFSVEFIGYYLDRNLRVTSMKRRLQELLDINSQLLNEQQRLDRKYDEVMKDNEEQIRVNVTLKEKIDMYHQMLRNSGYVKPLPLIADLAKPRIAPTLGTGLGVPTAAALKMGVGFPLPVGKGAEGIREGRVLSSQAHDQNHKSELTLRHQCGICRRSTNQHLLAKCDTCHLHYHLSCLSPPLSRMPKKTKLMGWQCSECDKESSGSEVERVDTSAPRKLRHCKDDSNLTSTPPQEIQAPMTPTTPTTSKNASTPLNNVTNVTVPDTPTTPKLTIKPMCPQPSVTEQIQLAESTHNQQCTNNITITTREGSPEYMVASADGTESVSQRSAKKRRREKHKRYTPDPITGVKQRKRKHKRKSLDIENPDLQAQPEVHRRITIKIKPIPRPDGDVASKSSPQMFVATSTSTEITPPPPTLKLLPPPLPPPTTNVVTMNTSSNSNVNNNTRLQTGNVKRGKDADLLTQCNVCDTPGTSQNLVMCDECKKCYHFTCLDPPVKKSPKRRGYSWHCADCDPSASESET, from the exons ATGTCTCAAGAGGACGACGTaggatttttatataaaacaatga tTGAGAGAGAtccaaagaaaagaagagtaaaGCCTATTAGATCTGCACAACAATCATTACTTGATTTTGATTTAGGTGAAAGCTCTGATGATAGTGATTTTAGAATTGAAGATCATTGTGAAGAATCTGATGATGACTCAGTAGATTCTAATGATATTGGGAAAG aagaagaagatggatcAGAAGAATCAGATGATTCTTTAGTTGATCCATTGTTAAGTACAAAAGAGAACACTGGTCTGACTGTAGGAGACGTCATAGAACAAGCTCGTCAACAAGCAATAAAAGGTGGACCATTAGATGAAAAATTGAACAAAATGCTTATTTGTTGTGGCTGTCTTGGTGATAGAAgtgatgatattaatgaaattgttGAATGTGATGGATGTGGAGTCAGTGTCCATGAAG GATGTTATGGCGTATCAGACGTAGAGAGTTTTTCCAGTACTGATTCTTTGTGTCAATCAGCCCCATGGTTTTGTGAAGCATGTAGTGCAGGCATTGAAGATCCATCGTGTGAACTTTGCCCTAATAAAGGtggaatttttaaagaaaccGATGTAGGAAAATGGGTTCATTTAGTTTGTGCTCTCTACGTACCTGGTGTAGCTTTCGGAGAA gTGGATCGGCTATCAAGTGTAACGCTTTTCGAAATGGCATATAGCAAATGGGGTGCAAAGCAATGTTCTTTATGTGAAGATGCACGTTTTGCTCGTACCGGTGTTTGCATTGAATGTGATGCTGGAATGTGTCACACATATTTTCATGTTACTTG TGCTCAACGGGAGGGTTTATTATCGGAAGCACATAGTGAAGAAGTGGATCAAGCTGATCCATTTTATGCACATTGCAAGTTACATTCTGATAAACTTCTTGTTCGTAGACGCAGACGCAATTGGTTAGCATTGCAATTACGTGCTCAATATCGACAACAACTTTTAAAGCAACCAAATCATTTGGATACAGAGGAACAGCGCagaattcaaagaaaattagCGAAGCACAGACATAAATATCTAGCCCATAAAGCATCTCGTCCACCTCCTTGGG TACCGACTCAAAAGATGCCTCGTCTTTTAACGACATCTGCATCTGCATGTCGTCAATTGGCAAAAAAAGCTGAATTAATGGGCGTTGATACAGCAGCATTAGAAGCACAGGAAGCACAACTTGTAGCGTTAGTggatgtaagaaaaaaatggcaTATTCCTCCAGCCTTCAGTGTGGAGTTCATAGGATATTATTTGGATCGCAATTTACGTGTTACATCAATGAAAAGAAGATTGCAGGAGCTACTTGATATTAATTCACAATTGTTAAATGAACAACAAAGATTAGATAGAAAATACGATGAAGTGATGAAGGACAATGAAGAACAAATTAGGGTAAATGttacgttaaaagaaaaaattgacatGTATCATCAAATGCTAAGAAATAGTGGCTATGTTAAACCATTGCCTCTAATAGCAGATTTAGCCAAACCAAGAATTGCGCCTACACTTg GTACGGGATTAGGAGTACCAACTGCAGCTGCATTAAAAATGGGTGTTGGTTTTCCGCTACCGGTGGGAAAAGGAGCAGAAGGTATACGCGAAGGTAGAGTACTGAGTAGTCAAGCCCATGATCAAAATCATAAAAGTGAATTGACTTTGAGACACCAATGTGGCATATGTAGAAGATCTACTAATCAACATCTTCTTGCAAAATGTGATACATGTCATCTTCATTACCATTTGTCGTGTTTAAGTCCTCCTCTATCTCGTATGCCTAAAAAAACCAAACTTATGGGATG GCAGTGTTCCGAGTGCGATAAAGAATCTTCTGGATCGGAGGTTGAACGTGTAGATACATCGGCTCCTCGTAAATTAAGGCATTGTAAGGATGATTCTAATTTAACGTCTACGCCACCTCAAGAGATCCAAGCACCTATGACACCGACTACACCAACAACATCAAAAAATGCATCTACACCGCTTAACAATGTAACGAACGTTACTGTTCCTGATACACCCACAACACCAaag TTAACTATAAAACCTATGTGCCCGCAACCTTCAGTAACGGAACAAATTCAATTAGCTGAATCGACACATAATCAACAATgtactaataatattactataacaACAAGAGAAGGATCCCCTGAATATATGGTGGCTTCAGCGGATGGTACAGAATCTGTTTCACAAAGAAGTGCAAAAAAAAGGCGAag agaaaAGCATAAGAGGTATACCCCTGATCCAATCACTGGTGTAAAACAAAGGAAAcgaaaacataaaagaaaaagcctTGATATTGAAAATCCAGATTTACAAGCACAACCAGAAGTTCATAGACGGATTACTATAAAA ataaaaccAATTCCACGACCGGACGGAGATGTAGCTTCAAAATCTAGCCCGCAAATGTTTGTTGCCACATCAACAAGTACAGAAATTACACCACCGCCGCCAACGCTTAAACTTTTACCACCACCGCTTCCACCACCTACCACAAATGTTGTTACAATGAATACATCTAGTAATagtaacgtcaataataatacgagATTACAAACTGGAAATgtaaagagagggaaagacgCGGATCTTCTTACACAGTGTAATGTTTGTGATACACCTGGTACCAGTCAAAATCTTGTAAT GTGCGATGAATGCAAAAAATGCTATCACTTCACGTGTTTAGACCCTCCAGTGAAAAAATCTCCTAAAAGAAGAGGCTATTCTTGGCATTGTGCTGACTGCGATCCTAGT gCCTCTGAGTCAGAGACTTAA
- the LOC124431820 gene encoding PHD finger protein 14 isoform X2 — protein sequence MSQEDDVGFLYKTMIERDPKKRRVKPIRSAQQSLLDFDLGESSDDSDFRIEDHCEESDDDSVDSNDIGKEEDGSEESDDSLVDPLLSTKENTGLTVGDVIEQARQQAIKGGPLDEKLNKMLICCGCLGDRSDDINEIVECDGCGVSVHEGCYGVSDVESFSSTDSLCQSAPWFCEACSAGIEDPSCELCPNKGGIFKETDVGKWVHLVCALYVPGVAFGEVDRLSSVTLFEMAYSKWGAKQCSLCEDARFARTGVCIECDAGMCHTYFHVTCAQREGLLSEAHSEEVDQADPFYAHCKLHSDKLLVRRRRRNWLALQLRAQYRQQLLKQPNHLDTEEQRRIQRKLAKHRHKYLAHKASRPPPWVPTQKMPRLLTTSASACRQLAKKAELMGVDTAALEAQEAQLVALVDVRKKWHIPPAFSVEFIGYYLDRNLRVTSMKRRLQELLDINSQLLNEQQRLDRKYDEVMKDNEEQIRVNVTLKEKIDMYHQMLRNSGYVKPLPLIADLAKPRIAPTLGTGLGVPTAAALKMGVGFPLPVGKGAEGIREGRVLSSQAHDQNHKSELTLRHQCGICRRSTNQHLLAKCDTCHLHYHLSCLSPPLSRMPKKTKLMGWQCSECDKESSGSEVERVDTSAPRKLRHCKDDSNLTSTPPQEIQAPMTPTTPTTSKNASTPLNNVTNVTVPDTPTTPKLTIKPMCPQPSVTEQIQLAESTHNQQCTNNITITTREGSPEYMVASADGTESVSQRSAKKRRREKHKRYTPDPITGVKQRKRKHKRKSLDIENPDLQAQPEVHRRITIKIKPIPRPDGDVASKSSPQMFVATSTSTEITPPPPTLKLLPPPLPPPTTNVVTMNTSSNSNVNNNTRLQTGNVKRGKDADLLTQCNVCDTPGTSQNLVMCDECKKCYHFTCLDPPVKKSPKRRGYSWHCADCDPSASESET from the exons ATGTCTCAAGAGGACGACGTaggatttttatataaaacaatga tTGAGAGAGAtccaaagaaaagaagagtaaaGCCTATTAGATCTGCACAACAATCATTACTTGATTTTGATTTAGGTGAAAGCTCTGATGATAGTGATTTTAGAATTGAAGATCATTGTGAAGAATCTGATGATGACTCAGTAGATTCTAATGATATTGGGAAAG aagaagatggatcAGAAGAATCAGATGATTCTTTAGTTGATCCATTGTTAAGTACAAAAGAGAACACTGGTCTGACTGTAGGAGACGTCATAGAACAAGCTCGTCAACAAGCAATAAAAGGTGGACCATTAGATGAAAAATTGAACAAAATGCTTATTTGTTGTGGCTGTCTTGGTGATAGAAgtgatgatattaatgaaattgttGAATGTGATGGATGTGGAGTCAGTGTCCATGAAG GATGTTATGGCGTATCAGACGTAGAGAGTTTTTCCAGTACTGATTCTTTGTGTCAATCAGCCCCATGGTTTTGTGAAGCATGTAGTGCAGGCATTGAAGATCCATCGTGTGAACTTTGCCCTAATAAAGGtggaatttttaaagaaaccGATGTAGGAAAATGGGTTCATTTAGTTTGTGCTCTCTACGTACCTGGTGTAGCTTTCGGAGAA gTGGATCGGCTATCAAGTGTAACGCTTTTCGAAATGGCATATAGCAAATGGGGTGCAAAGCAATGTTCTTTATGTGAAGATGCACGTTTTGCTCGTACCGGTGTTTGCATTGAATGTGATGCTGGAATGTGTCACACATATTTTCATGTTACTTG TGCTCAACGGGAGGGTTTATTATCGGAAGCACATAGTGAAGAAGTGGATCAAGCTGATCCATTTTATGCACATTGCAAGTTACATTCTGATAAACTTCTTGTTCGTAGACGCAGACGCAATTGGTTAGCATTGCAATTACGTGCTCAATATCGACAACAACTTTTAAAGCAACCAAATCATTTGGATACAGAGGAACAGCGCagaattcaaagaaaattagCGAAGCACAGACATAAATATCTAGCCCATAAAGCATCTCGTCCACCTCCTTGGG TACCGACTCAAAAGATGCCTCGTCTTTTAACGACATCTGCATCTGCATGTCGTCAATTGGCAAAAAAAGCTGAATTAATGGGCGTTGATACAGCAGCATTAGAAGCACAGGAAGCACAACTTGTAGCGTTAGTggatgtaagaaaaaaatggcaTATTCCTCCAGCCTTCAGTGTGGAGTTCATAGGATATTATTTGGATCGCAATTTACGTGTTACATCAATGAAAAGAAGATTGCAGGAGCTACTTGATATTAATTCACAATTGTTAAATGAACAACAAAGATTAGATAGAAAATACGATGAAGTGATGAAGGACAATGAAGAACAAATTAGGGTAAATGttacgttaaaagaaaaaattgacatGTATCATCAAATGCTAAGAAATAGTGGCTATGTTAAACCATTGCCTCTAATAGCAGATTTAGCCAAACCAAGAATTGCGCCTACACTTg GTACGGGATTAGGAGTACCAACTGCAGCTGCATTAAAAATGGGTGTTGGTTTTCCGCTACCGGTGGGAAAAGGAGCAGAAGGTATACGCGAAGGTAGAGTACTGAGTAGTCAAGCCCATGATCAAAATCATAAAAGTGAATTGACTTTGAGACACCAATGTGGCATATGTAGAAGATCTACTAATCAACATCTTCTTGCAAAATGTGATACATGTCATCTTCATTACCATTTGTCGTGTTTAAGTCCTCCTCTATCTCGTATGCCTAAAAAAACCAAACTTATGGGATG GCAGTGTTCCGAGTGCGATAAAGAATCTTCTGGATCGGAGGTTGAACGTGTAGATACATCGGCTCCTCGTAAATTAAGGCATTGTAAGGATGATTCTAATTTAACGTCTACGCCACCTCAAGAGATCCAAGCACCTATGACACCGACTACACCAACAACATCAAAAAATGCATCTACACCGCTTAACAATGTAACGAACGTTACTGTTCCTGATACACCCACAACACCAaag TTAACTATAAAACCTATGTGCCCGCAACCTTCAGTAACGGAACAAATTCAATTAGCTGAATCGACACATAATCAACAATgtactaataatattactataacaACAAGAGAAGGATCCCCTGAATATATGGTGGCTTCAGCGGATGGTACAGAATCTGTTTCACAAAGAAGTGCAAAAAAAAGGCGAag agaaaAGCATAAGAGGTATACCCCTGATCCAATCACTGGTGTAAAACAAAGGAAAcgaaaacataaaagaaaaagcctTGATATTGAAAATCCAGATTTACAAGCACAACCAGAAGTTCATAGACGGATTACTATAAAA ataaaaccAATTCCACGACCGGACGGAGATGTAGCTTCAAAATCTAGCCCGCAAATGTTTGTTGCCACATCAACAAGTACAGAAATTACACCACCGCCGCCAACGCTTAAACTTTTACCACCACCGCTTCCACCACCTACCACAAATGTTGTTACAATGAATACATCTAGTAATagtaacgtcaataataatacgagATTACAAACTGGAAATgtaaagagagggaaagacgCGGATCTTCTTACACAGTGTAATGTTTGTGATACACCTGGTACCAGTCAAAATCTTGTAAT GTGCGATGAATGCAAAAAATGCTATCACTTCACGTGTTTAGACCCTCCAGTGAAAAAATCTCCTAAAAGAAGAGGCTATTCTTGGCATTGTGCTGACTGCGATCCTAGT gCCTCTGAGTCAGAGACTTAA
- the LOC124431820 gene encoding PHD finger protein 14 isoform X3: MNSSFERDPKKRRVKPIRSAQQSLLDFDLGESSDDSDFRIEDHCEESDDDSVDSNDIGKEEEDGSEESDDSLVDPLLSTKENTGLTVGDVIEQARQQAIKGGPLDEKLNKMLICCGCLGDRSDDINEIVECDGCGVSVHEGCYGVSDVESFSSTDSLCQSAPWFCEACSAGIEDPSCELCPNKGGIFKETDVGKWVHLVCALYVPGVAFGEVDRLSSVTLFEMAYSKWGAKQCSLCEDARFARTGVCIECDAGMCHTYFHVTCAQREGLLSEAHSEEVDQADPFYAHCKLHSDKLLVRRRRRNWLALQLRAQYRQQLLKQPNHLDTEEQRRIQRKLAKHRHKYLAHKASRPPPWVPTQKMPRLLTTSASACRQLAKKAELMGVDTAALEAQEAQLVALVDVRKKWHIPPAFSVEFIGYYLDRNLRVTSMKRRLQELLDINSQLLNEQQRLDRKYDEVMKDNEEQIRVNVTLKEKIDMYHQMLRNSGYVKPLPLIADLAKPRIAPTLGTGLGVPTAAALKMGVGFPLPVGKGAEGIREGRVLSSQAHDQNHKSELTLRHQCGICRRSTNQHLLAKCDTCHLHYHLSCLSPPLSRMPKKTKLMGWQCSECDKESSGSEVERVDTSAPRKLRHCKDDSNLTSTPPQEIQAPMTPTTPTTSKNASTPLNNVTNVTVPDTPTTPKLTIKPMCPQPSVTEQIQLAESTHNQQCTNNITITTREGSPEYMVASADGTESVSQRSAKKRRREKHKRYTPDPITGVKQRKRKHKRKSLDIENPDLQAQPEVHRRITIKIKPIPRPDGDVASKSSPQMFVATSTSTEITPPPPTLKLLPPPLPPPTTNVVTMNTSSNSNVNNNTRLQTGNVKRGKDADLLTQCNVCDTPGTSQNLVMCDECKKCYHFTCLDPPVKKSPKRRGYSWHCADCDPSASESET, encoded by the exons ATGAACAGTTCTT tTGAGAGAGAtccaaagaaaagaagagtaaaGCCTATTAGATCTGCACAACAATCATTACTTGATTTTGATTTAGGTGAAAGCTCTGATGATAGTGATTTTAGAATTGAAGATCATTGTGAAGAATCTGATGATGACTCAGTAGATTCTAATGATATTGGGAAAG aagaagaagatggatcAGAAGAATCAGATGATTCTTTAGTTGATCCATTGTTAAGTACAAAAGAGAACACTGGTCTGACTGTAGGAGACGTCATAGAACAAGCTCGTCAACAAGCAATAAAAGGTGGACCATTAGATGAAAAATTGAACAAAATGCTTATTTGTTGTGGCTGTCTTGGTGATAGAAgtgatgatattaatgaaattgttGAATGTGATGGATGTGGAGTCAGTGTCCATGAAG GATGTTATGGCGTATCAGACGTAGAGAGTTTTTCCAGTACTGATTCTTTGTGTCAATCAGCCCCATGGTTTTGTGAAGCATGTAGTGCAGGCATTGAAGATCCATCGTGTGAACTTTGCCCTAATAAAGGtggaatttttaaagaaaccGATGTAGGAAAATGGGTTCATTTAGTTTGTGCTCTCTACGTACCTGGTGTAGCTTTCGGAGAA gTGGATCGGCTATCAAGTGTAACGCTTTTCGAAATGGCATATAGCAAATGGGGTGCAAAGCAATGTTCTTTATGTGAAGATGCACGTTTTGCTCGTACCGGTGTTTGCATTGAATGTGATGCTGGAATGTGTCACACATATTTTCATGTTACTTG TGCTCAACGGGAGGGTTTATTATCGGAAGCACATAGTGAAGAAGTGGATCAAGCTGATCCATTTTATGCACATTGCAAGTTACATTCTGATAAACTTCTTGTTCGTAGACGCAGACGCAATTGGTTAGCATTGCAATTACGTGCTCAATATCGACAACAACTTTTAAAGCAACCAAATCATTTGGATACAGAGGAACAGCGCagaattcaaagaaaattagCGAAGCACAGACATAAATATCTAGCCCATAAAGCATCTCGTCCACCTCCTTGGG TACCGACTCAAAAGATGCCTCGTCTTTTAACGACATCTGCATCTGCATGTCGTCAATTGGCAAAAAAAGCTGAATTAATGGGCGTTGATACAGCAGCATTAGAAGCACAGGAAGCACAACTTGTAGCGTTAGTggatgtaagaaaaaaatggcaTATTCCTCCAGCCTTCAGTGTGGAGTTCATAGGATATTATTTGGATCGCAATTTACGTGTTACATCAATGAAAAGAAGATTGCAGGAGCTACTTGATATTAATTCACAATTGTTAAATGAACAACAAAGATTAGATAGAAAATACGATGAAGTGATGAAGGACAATGAAGAACAAATTAGGGTAAATGttacgttaaaagaaaaaattgacatGTATCATCAAATGCTAAGAAATAGTGGCTATGTTAAACCATTGCCTCTAATAGCAGATTTAGCCAAACCAAGAATTGCGCCTACACTTg GTACGGGATTAGGAGTACCAACTGCAGCTGCATTAAAAATGGGTGTTGGTTTTCCGCTACCGGTGGGAAAAGGAGCAGAAGGTATACGCGAAGGTAGAGTACTGAGTAGTCAAGCCCATGATCAAAATCATAAAAGTGAATTGACTTTGAGACACCAATGTGGCATATGTAGAAGATCTACTAATCAACATCTTCTTGCAAAATGTGATACATGTCATCTTCATTACCATTTGTCGTGTTTAAGTCCTCCTCTATCTCGTATGCCTAAAAAAACCAAACTTATGGGATG GCAGTGTTCCGAGTGCGATAAAGAATCTTCTGGATCGGAGGTTGAACGTGTAGATACATCGGCTCCTCGTAAATTAAGGCATTGTAAGGATGATTCTAATTTAACGTCTACGCCACCTCAAGAGATCCAAGCACCTATGACACCGACTACACCAACAACATCAAAAAATGCATCTACACCGCTTAACAATGTAACGAACGTTACTGTTCCTGATACACCCACAACACCAaag TTAACTATAAAACCTATGTGCCCGCAACCTTCAGTAACGGAACAAATTCAATTAGCTGAATCGACACATAATCAACAATgtactaataatattactataacaACAAGAGAAGGATCCCCTGAATATATGGTGGCTTCAGCGGATGGTACAGAATCTGTTTCACAAAGAAGTGCAAAAAAAAGGCGAag agaaaAGCATAAGAGGTATACCCCTGATCCAATCACTGGTGTAAAACAAAGGAAAcgaaaacataaaagaaaaagcctTGATATTGAAAATCCAGATTTACAAGCACAACCAGAAGTTCATAGACGGATTACTATAAAA ataaaaccAATTCCACGACCGGACGGAGATGTAGCTTCAAAATCTAGCCCGCAAATGTTTGTTGCCACATCAACAAGTACAGAAATTACACCACCGCCGCCAACGCTTAAACTTTTACCACCACCGCTTCCACCACCTACCACAAATGTTGTTACAATGAATACATCTAGTAATagtaacgtcaataataatacgagATTACAAACTGGAAATgtaaagagagggaaagacgCGGATCTTCTTACACAGTGTAATGTTTGTGATACACCTGGTACCAGTCAAAATCTTGTAAT GTGCGATGAATGCAAAAAATGCTATCACTTCACGTGTTTAGACCCTCCAGTGAAAAAATCTCCTAAAAGAAGAGGCTATTCTTGGCATTGTGCTGACTGCGATCCTAGT gCCTCTGAGTCAGAGACTTAA